CATCAACGTCACCGACACACCCCTCTTCAGCGGGACACGGGGCGCTCAACTCGCCGGACGCGCCACCCTCGTCGACTGCGGCCCCCTCCCCGCCCGCCACGGCACCCGCCAACCCTTCCGCGACGCCATCACCGACATCGAAAACAACCTCGACCTCCAGCAGCACAAAGCCGGCACCCTCCCGGCCCACGCCCCCTACCTCCACCAGCGCACCGCCGGCCGCATCGGATCCCTCACCCGACTCATCCGCCAAGCCGCCATCACCGCCATCTGCGACGGCACCGAACGCATCACCAAAACCGCCCTCGACGCGGTACGACTCGACCACCTCGCCGAAACCCACCACCGCCCCCACCGACGCCGATAAACCCCACCTACCAAACAGACAGGCAGAACAGCCCTGACCAGCACAAACACCAACCGGGCCTTTACACGCCAGAACTACTTACAACGAACCCTGCCGCCCTCAACACGAAACACATAACCCCAGCTCACACACCCCAGCCACCCCGCCGAACCGCCAAATCCACCTCTCAACGAACCCACAACACCCCAGGCCACCAACGACCCGACACACCAACAAACCCCCCACCGAGCGTTACTCCTCGCGCTAGCGCTACCGGAGCATGGCCGGCCAGTCCGCCCCGGCATCAGCCTCAGGCCGTCGTCACACCGCGACCACACCCTCCCTCCGGCAACCGAAACCCAAGGCGCAGACCAGGCTCGGCTACCAGGGCCGCAGCGGCAACCCCGCCGCGCGCCTCGGCTCTAGAAAGTCCGTGCGGAAGATCTCCAGGGAGGCCCTGAGCAGCGGAATACCCACCTCCGCGCCAAGGTGCACCAGCGTGGCCGTCTCCTCGTCCATCCGGAACTCCAACAAGAGGGCGCCACGCCCGGCAGCAGTCATCTCCACCACTTCCAGAGCGTCGAAGTCGTCGCTCCCGAGCACTGTGAGGGCAACGTACTCCCGGCCCTTCACGGAGAAGAACCTCATGTTCGTCCCCTCCCGTGACCGAACTCCCGCGCCCCTGGCAGGCGCGGCCGGTGGGCCGGGACCGAGGCCTCGGCCGGGGCCGGCTGACCGGGGACCGCAGCGGCGGGCGTGATGGAGCAGGGACGAGCCATGGCCCGGAAGACCCACAGCCGGAACGCGTGCGCGGCGCGGGCGGCGCTCACAGCAGCGTTGCCAGCAAGTGGAGGGGCCCGTAGAGCACGGAGCAGGGTGCGCATGAGGAGGAGCCCTCCGAGCATCTGCAGCCAGAGTCCCGCGCCCGCTGCTGCTGCGTTGCCTGGCGGCCGGCCTCGTGCTGCGGGAGGTGCAGGACGCCCGAGCGCCACGCACCTGCCAGCACCACGGTCCCGGCCAGCAGGGTCAGGGCCGTGCCCACGACCTCGTACCCGGACCACTGCGCCCACCAGCCGGCCGTGGCCAGCACGAGACCCGCCAGCGCGCTGCCACCGGCCCGGCGCTGCCTGCCCGTCATCACCATCACCGCCTACGCCCCGCGCCCCTGACGGGTGCGGCCTGCTGCCGGTGGGTGGGGACCGCGGCCTCCGCCGGGGCCGGCCGGCCGGGGGCCGCGGCGGCAGTGGGGGTGGTGGTGGAGCGGGAGCGGGCGGCGGCCGCGGACACCCGGGGCCGGGAGGGGGCCGGTGCGCCGGGCGGGGTGGTCAGGGAGGTGAGGGTGGCGTCGACGAGGCGGCCGACCAGGGCGCTGCCGGTGGCTTCCTGCCAGGAGGTGGCGGTGGTGAGGCGGTTCAGGTGCTGGGCGACGGTGTCGGTGCCGTGATGTTCGCCGAGCTGCTGCATGCGGGGTCTCGGTGTCGCGGCGGTGCTCGTACTCCTGGCAGCGGGCCGGCGGATGCGGCCGGAAAACCCCGCCCAGGTTCGGAGGATTCTTGTCGTATCGCGGGCGAGTCGCATACGTTGACCTGCATGTATAGGGGGATGGAGCTAGCGGGCCGCTACCGGCTCGAGAGCCGGTTGGGGCACGGCGGCATGGGCGAGGTATGGGCGGCGTCCGATCTGAGGCTGCGCCGTACCGTCGCGGTCAAGACGGTACTCATCTCCCATCTGCGTGACGAACGGCTCGCTGCCCAGGTCCTGGCCCGTTTCCGCCGTGAGGGCGAAGCAGCCGCCCGGCTGAACCACCGCAACATCGCCGTCGTCCACGACCTGGGCGAGCACCGGGAGACGAGCGCCGACGGGCAGGTGGAAGTCTCTCCGTTCCTCGTCATGGAGTTCCTGGAAGGTCGTGATCTCGCGACGGTCCTGCGCGAGGACCACCCCGGCGGGCTCCCGCTGGAGCAGGTGGTGGAGTACGGCGCCCAGGTGTGCGACGGGCTGGCCGCCGCCCACACGCAAAACATCGTCCACCGCGACATCAAGCCGGCCAACCTCATGCTGCTCGACGACGGCACCGTAAAGATCTGCGACTTCGGGATCGCCCAGGTCCAGGACGGCACGATCGGCCTGACCATGACCGGAGCGCTGCTCGGCAGCCCTCACTACATGGCTCCCGAGCAGCTCAGAGGCCAGACACCGACGCACTCGGCCGACCTGTATGCCCTGGGTGCCAGCCTCTACGAGCTCCTCACCGGGCGCCCCCTGTTCACCGCGGACTCCGCGTACGCCATCATCGCCATGCATCTGTCCACCACTCCCGAACCGCCCAGCACCCGCCAGCCCGCAATCCCGCCCGACATCGACAACCTCATCACCTCCCTTATTGCCAAAGACCCCGCCGGCCGTCCCCCCACCGCCAAAGACGTCGCCGCACGCCTGCGCACCGCCCACCTCGCACCCGGGCCCACCCCCGTGCCGGCAGCGGAGGCGTCGGAAACCGACGAGCAGCTCCTCCAACGGGACGCCGAAGCCGGAGACTCCGACGCCATGTACAGCCTCGCGTGGCTGCTGCAAGAGGCTGACCGCATCGACGAGGCAGAAACCTGGTACCGGAAGGCCGCCGACGCCGGACAGATCGACGCCATGAACAACCTCGGCGTGCTGCTGGAGAACACCGGCCGCACCAACGAAGCAGAAACCTGGTACCGAAAAGCCGCCGACGCCGGACAGATCGACGCCAGGAACAACCTCGGCGTGCTGCTGGAGAACACCGGCCGCACCGACGAGGCGGAAACCTGGTACCGGAAAGCCGCCGACGCCGGAAACACCGACGCCATGAACAACCTCGGACTGCTGCTGGAGAACACCGGCCGCACCGACGAGGCAGAAACCTGGTACCGGAAAGCCGCCGACACCGGAGACACCGACGCCATGTACAGCCTCGGAGTGGTGCTGGCCGGCACCGGCCGCACCGACGAGGCAGAAACCTGGTACCGGAAAGCCGCCGACACCGGGCACACCGACGCCATGACCAACCTCGGAGTGGTGCTGGCCTACTCCGGCCGCACCGACGAGGCGGAAACCTGGTACCGGAAGGCCGCCGACGCCGGACAGATGAACGCTACGGCCAACCTCGGAGTGGTGCTGGCCGGCACCGGCCGCACCAACGAGGCAGAAACCTGGTACCGCAAAGCC
This DNA window, taken from Streptomyces sp. TN58, encodes the following:
- a CDS encoding serine/threonine-protein kinase, giving the protein MELAGRYRLESRLGHGGMGEVWAASDLRLRRTVAVKTVLISHLRDERLAAQVLARFRREGEAAARLNHRNIAVVHDLGEHRETSADGQVEVSPFLVMEFLEGRDLATVLREDHPGGLPLEQVVEYGAQVCDGLAAAHTQNIVHRDIKPANLMLLDDGTVKICDFGIAQVQDGTIGLTMTGALLGSPHYMAPEQLRGQTPTHSADLYALGASLYELLTGRPLFTADSAYAIIAMHLSTTPEPPSTRQPAIPPDIDNLITSLIAKDPAGRPPTAKDVAARLRTAHLAPGPTPVPAAEASETDEQLLQRDAEAGDSDAMYSLAWLLQEADRIDEAETWYRKAADAGQIDAMNNLGVLLENTGRTNEAETWYRKAADAGQIDARNNLGVLLENTGRTDEAETWYRKAADAGNTDAMNNLGLLLENTGRTDEAETWYRKAADTGDTDAMYSLGVVLAGTGRTDEAETWYRKAADTGHTDAMTNLGVVLAYSGRTDEAETWYRKAADAGQMNATANLGVVLAGTGRTNEAETWYRKATDAGNTDAMHGLGVLLANTGRTDEAETWYRKAIDAGNTDAMNDLGALLHNTGRETEAQPWFQRAAEAGHTNAMNNLALLLHNTGRETEAEPWYRRAVDAGNTNAMNNLALLLENTGRETEAEPWYQRAVDAGNTNAMNNLGMVLEDAGRTNEAETWYRKATDAGNTGAMTNLGLLLENTGRTNEAETWYRKATDAGQIKAMNNLGVLLQTTGRETEAEPWYQRAADAGNTEAMNNLGVVLQGTGRTAEAETWYRRAAEAGNAPAMNNLARLLQNTGRAAEAETWYQRAAGNPDGEIRA